The window ACTGTCAAGACAGTACTTCAATCAACAGACCCTTAAAGAAAGATTTATTTATTACTAAGAGGACTCAAACTCAAAATCTCAAGCAACCTATGTCGCCATACTTACCACTTGACATAAATCACTTCGAGAGAAAAAAACATAGGAGAGGAAAGACAAGAGAGATGGTGGCACGCATaggaaagagaagaaacaaaTGTCGATAGTTGCGGATAAAATTGAAATCAAATGCATTTTTTAAGAAGAATAAAACTTATGTGCATCTTTTAGACATTTTCAAACTTCAAAGACACCCTTTGAAAAATTGCCTCATTTTTAATGTAGGTGTAAGTATGATATTATTTTACTCAAATTTAAGTCCTACTAACTTAAACCAACATTCGACCTTGCCTACATGAGATAACAACAAACACAACCTCCGAAGAAGCATCAACGATCGATCATCGGAAATAAACACCATACGCTTCGTCATACACTTGGTCACATCAACGATCGATCAAGAAACATATGACCTTTTCTCAGTCCACATTTTCCGGATTGAACCTATCGACAACATACAGATACCATTGTTTTTTCCGCACCGAGGTGAGCCCCCTAATGACCAtaaaaaaactttatattatttctttcctctacctATTGATTTCTACACCCCCAACTATCCAGCAAACAATTTAGCTTCAGAGAGAATTTGATGCCCAATGTCATTCCATGGTTTGGAGCCGTTACAGGGGGCTTTCTCGTCGGCAGATGAACACAGACAGCTTATGTGTGCTCTCTAAATCCTCCTATGTTCGGCCTGATGCTCGTTGCGTCCAACCGATAGCTTTTTCTGGGAGGAGCAAGGCCGGTAACCTTCCGAAATGAAAAATGTGCAAGTGACTCAGTTCGATGTTTCCATCGTATGAAAGTTCATGTTAGACTTGTCAAAACCTTAAAACTCCTATGTAAAACGCAAAACAGGATCTTACATTTCCAGTGCGATGGATAAGACTTGCGAGAAGCTCATCATTTACAAATACTTGCAAAGTAGGCATCTGTCTCATAGATCCAGGAAATTTGTCCAATGTCGAAGACATTGCACTTATTCTGCAAGTAGTAGGGGTGACACTTTACGAATTATCATAATTCGCACAATGTAATCTCATACGATGAAAGTGATcgaagaagagggagaagaggcaACTCACCTATCATTGACGATCGAGATGTTATTTTTCACATAACGAAATATGTTAACGTTCTCCTCTAACTGCAACGTCAAGAATGTACACACTTAGTAACCGAAAAGTATAGATAATGAACAAATAAGAACCACAAAGAACTAGAGTTTCTCATATCCTTTGGCAAACAAGTAGATTATTCAACTAATTAGCTAGTTACCAAGGGATTATTAAACCATAAAATCTCAAAAATCATCAACACATTGATGTAACACTACGATTTACGTATCTTAATTAAATGCTTAGGAGCATCTCTAAGAATACAAATTTCCGAAGTCATTTGTTTACTTGGGTGGATGAGTAGGATGGAAGAGGAAAGTAGCCATTACGACCAGGAATACGATTGGACTAATATATTCCACCAAAAAAAATGTGACTCGAAGACTCAAATCATAGAAAAGCAACAATTACAAAAGGATAAGAAAACATACCGTGCCTCGGTTAATATTTTTTACAATTTCGTCCATAACTTTATCATTTTCATCCAAAATACGCTCTAAAGAGGGAGCTGTATGACAAGGAAGAAACATATAATGACAAACTAAAAAGAGAGAAGACAACATAACACTagttaagaaaaaaaacaaagtgaAACGATAATCAAAACACGTGAATAGCTTATTCAATTTCCTATGAATTTTCATCGTATAAGTATTATTAAATCGGTTAACAAAAATGAACACCGAATGTCAATTTCAATGGAATTATTATTCCTTAATGGTTCTTTAACTTTTTCTCACTCTCCAAAGAATATCTATTTCTACTCTATCTAATTTTCCAAGAATACATATTTTGAACACACACGGTGGACCAAGCGGGCCATGCAGGCTAGGTGGATAGGGCAAGTATAGTGAACCTAGCAAACTAGGTCGGACCAAACAAACCGAGCAAGTTGGCTAAGCCAATGGATGTGCCGAACTTTTACCAACCAAACGTAGAAATGAAATGATTCATTCAATTCTATTCAATGAACCAAACTAAAGAATACAATATTCCTATTATGTCTCTTATCCATTCCATTCCATCAAGTATGAACTAAATATACAGTTACTGGATAACTAGAGGGGAGTATGGAACGAGGCATAACATTTTCAAAAATGGCATAACACGATCAACTAAAGCTAATTAGAGTTCAAGAAAATCATGCAACCATTATAGTATCAAAAGCAGAAACAAGCGAATCTGATACAAGGTGCAACCGATCGGCGTTAAGTATATCACAAGCTATTTAGACTAAATAAGAAAGAGTTAAAAGCAACAAGTCTTAGTATGTTGTGCAAAAATTTCAGGATATGACTCGAGTGCTCCAAAACTAACCTTCGGATGGTATAATATCCTGGATCTTCATACGATTCCCTGAAAGCAATCTAGGAGCCCTGGAAATATTGGCTGCTGAGGGAGCACCGCCGATCTTATCCTAAAGTGTTAGAAGAACACtgataaaaatcataaattgttGAAGGAACCAATAAGCTATAACTAATTTTAGGAATGCAAACAAGCTTATAAGCTTAATTGTGAAACCGCTATCAAGATAAAGTTGAAAGATTCAGTTGCTATAATTCTCTCCTAATGTTTGTACATGTTTATGAATAAAAACATTTTACCTAAAGGCATAATCACATTACATTTCGATCGCATGTAAATAAGCGGGATAGGGATGGCAGTGGATTGGGTATTATCTAGATCACATTGGATTAAATATATGCCACTAAACCTGTTTCGATACCTGCTTTGGATGATAAACATGTACATGTCGTAAACAAACATAAACAAGACCCAAACCTGATTATTAAGCATAATTTGGTACCCGAACATGAATTAAATAGGTCGGGTATGCATGAATACCAGATTATCATGTGACTGAGTCTTCTGTTTTATTAAAAGCTGATGAGAAACTCATTAGCATTTAACACAATTCCTATGACCAATATATGCAAACTGGCACACAAGAGAATTGATTATTGGAAAACAATTATCAGATGAAAACATGTCGAAGAGTTACCTGCATATCTTTTGCCTTTCTTGCTGTATGAAATTCTTTCGTCTTCTGTCTTTTTCCATTTTCCTTGTGCTGCAAGAGAGATCAATGTGTTGGTGGAGAGATAAAATAGATAAAAGGATGCCTAATGATCTTTTAGCACTAATAACAATAACGTGTCTTTAATCGTATGGTCTCTAAGTTGATACCTCCAGGTTTGAGGATTCATTGATCAACACAAGCCAGAGGAAAGTGCATTCAACTTTATTTTATCGTTGTATTAAAACAGATAATTACTTGGACATTAGACGTATATTGTTgttcataaataaattttgttgtAGAAAAAGATGATTGATTGAACTAACAATCTATATCGGACATAGACAAAGAAAGCAAACTT is drawn from Zingiber officinale cultivar Zhangliang chromosome 1B, Zo_v1.1, whole genome shotgun sequence and contains these coding sequences:
- the LOC121971358 gene encoding uncharacterized protein LOC121971358 is translated as MAADSNMGSYQANLPPSFHHPLMVSFQSGARNSSRGLSPDEVCSLGGNNSMVGMFNSLGSGLINHMDATTSVQYSAGSMLREPVPGFTHVSGSPAYWLQEEIEILHIGLIKYSHLVGIRKYTMISFMLPKKTIRDVALRCQWITHKENGKRQKTKEFHTARKAKDMQDKIGGAPSAANISRAPRLLSGNRMKIQDIIPSEAPSLERILDENDKVMDEIVKNINRGTLEENVNIFRYVKNNISIVNDRISAMSSTLDKFPGSMRQMPTLQVFVNDELLASLIHRTGNVTGLAPPRKSYRLDATSIRPNIGGFREHT